A window of Streptomyces sp. SAI-127 contains these coding sequences:
- the nadA gene encoding quinolinate synthase NadA, with product MTTAQTTELDVQPTPLALLLLGREADPRSERGVECPGDLPSPSDPDLVERARAAKEKLGDKVFVLGHHYQRDEVIQFADVTGDSFKLARDAAARPEAEYIVFCGVHFMAESADILTSDDQKVVLPDLAAGCSMADMATAEQVAECWDVLTEAGIAEQVVPVSYMNSSADIKAFTGKHGGTICTSSNAKKALEWAFEQGEKVLFLPDQHLGRNTAVRDMGMTLEDCVLYNPHKPNGGLTAEQLRDAKMILWRGHCSVHGRFSLESVEDVRARIPGVNVLVHPECKHEVVAAADYVGSTEYIIKALEAAPAGSKWAIGTELNLVRRLANRFAPEGKEIVFLDKTVCFCSTMNRIDLPHLVWTLESLAEGKLVNRIEVDKETEAFAKLALERMLALP from the coding sequence GTGACCACCGCCCAGACCACGGAGCTCGACGTACAGCCGACTCCGCTCGCCCTGTTGCTGCTCGGCCGCGAGGCCGACCCGAGGAGCGAGCGGGGCGTCGAGTGTCCCGGCGACCTGCCCTCGCCCTCCGACCCCGACCTGGTCGAGCGCGCCCGCGCGGCCAAGGAGAAGCTCGGCGACAAGGTGTTCGTCCTCGGCCACCACTACCAGCGTGACGAGGTCATCCAGTTCGCCGACGTCACGGGCGACTCCTTCAAGCTGGCCCGGGACGCGGCCGCGCGCCCGGAGGCCGAGTACATCGTGTTCTGCGGTGTGCACTTCATGGCCGAGTCGGCGGACATCCTCACGTCCGACGACCAGAAGGTGGTCCTCCCCGACCTCGCCGCCGGCTGCTCCATGGCCGACATGGCGACGGCCGAGCAGGTCGCCGAGTGCTGGGACGTGCTCACCGAGGCCGGCATAGCCGAGCAGGTCGTGCCGGTGTCGTACATGAACTCCTCGGCGGACATCAAGGCGTTCACGGGCAAGCACGGCGGCACCATCTGCACGTCGTCCAACGCCAAGAAGGCTCTCGAGTGGGCCTTCGAGCAGGGCGAGAAGGTGCTGTTCCTCCCCGACCAGCATCTCGGCCGCAACACCGCCGTGCGGGACATGGGGATGACGCTGGAGGACTGCGTCCTCTACAACCCGCACAAGCCGAACGGCGGCCTGACCGCCGAGCAGCTGCGCGACGCGAAGATGATCCTGTGGCGCGGCCACTGCTCGGTGCACGGCCGCTTCTCGCTGGAGTCGGTGGAGGACGTCCGCGCCCGGATCCCCGGTGTGAACGTCCTCGTGCACCCCGAGTGCAAGCACGAGGTCGTGGCCGCTGCGGACTACGTCGGCTCTACCGAGTACATCATCAAGGCGCTGGAGGCGGCCCCGGCCGGCTCGAAGTGGGCCATCGGCACGGAGCTCAATCTCGTACGCCGGCTCGCGAACCGTTTCGCCCCCGAGGGCAAGGAGATCGTCTTCCTCGACAAGACGGTCTGCTTCTGCTCGACCATGAACCGCATCGACCTGCCCCACCTGGTCTGGACCCTGGAGTCGCTGGCCGAGGGCAAGCTCGTCAACCGGATCGAGGTCGACAAGGAGACGGAGGCGTTCGCGAAGCTGGCGCTGGAGCGGATGCTGGCGCTGCCGTAG
- a CDS encoding iron-sulfur cluster assembly accessory protein has protein sequence MSVSDETGTVTDGIILSDAAAAKVKALLDQEGREDLALRVAVQPGGCSGLRYQLFFDERSLDGDVVKDFGGVKVVTDRMSAPYLGGASIDFVDTIEKQGFTIDNPNATGSCACGDSFS, from the coding sequence ATGTCCGTATCGGACGAGACCGGCACCGTCACCGACGGCATCATCCTGTCCGACGCCGCCGCGGCGAAGGTCAAGGCCCTGCTCGACCAGGAAGGCCGTGAGGACCTGGCCCTGCGCGTCGCCGTTCAGCCCGGCGGCTGCTCCGGCCTGCGTTACCAGCTCTTCTTCGACGAGCGTTCCCTCGACGGGGACGTCGTCAAGGACTTCGGTGGCGTCAAGGTCGTCACCGACCGCATGAGCGCCCCGTACCTCGGTGGCGCGTCCATCGACTTCGTGGACACCATCGAGAAGCAGGGCTTCACGATCGACAACCCGAACGCGACCGGCTCCTGCGCCTGC